In Nitrosophilus alvini, the following are encoded in one genomic region:
- the ychF gene encoding redox-regulated ATPase YchF encodes MGLSVGIVGLPNVGKSTTFNALTKAQNAESANYPFCTIEPNKAVVPVPDLRLSELAKIVNPQRIQHSTIDFVDIAGLVKGASKGEGLGNQFLSNIRETDMILHMVRCFEDENITHVEGGIDPIRDIEIIESELIFADIQQLEKKIERLQKQARANNKEAKAALEIALKLKEHLDELKPVSTFEEKENDVFKALNKEMRFLSSKPIIYGANVDEDGLLEDNEYVKAVKKHAEEVGADVIKLCAKIEEELVSLDEEEAKEFLAELGVEESGLDKIIRTAFERLGLISYFTAGVKEVRAWTIHRGWTAPKAASVIHNDFEKGFIRAEVISYEDFIKYGGEQGAKDAGKMRLEGKDYIVQDGDVMHFRFNV; translated from the coding sequence ATGGGACTCAGCGTAGGTATAGTGGGACTTCCCAACGTAGGAAAGTCAACAACATTCAATGCTCTTACAAAAGCTCAAAATGCAGAAAGCGCAAATTATCCGTTCTGCACAATTGAACCTAACAAAGCCGTAGTTCCTGTTCCCGATCTACGTCTATCTGAGCTTGCAAAAATCGTAAATCCGCAAAGAATTCAGCATTCAACTATCGATTTTGTGGACATTGCAGGTCTTGTCAAAGGAGCGAGCAAAGGAGAAGGACTCGGAAACCAGTTTCTCTCAAACATAAGAGAGACGGATATGATTTTACATATGGTCAGATGTTTTGAAGATGAAAACATAACGCATGTTGAAGGCGGTATCGACCCTATAAGAGATATAGAAATAATAGAGAGCGAACTTATATTTGCCGATATACAGCAGCTTGAAAAGAAGATAGAAAGGCTACAAAAACAGGCACGTGCAAACAATAAAGAAGCAAAAGCTGCGCTTGAAATCGCTTTGAAACTAAAAGAACATCTGGATGAACTAAAGCCTGTAAGCACATTTGAAGAGAAAGAAAATGATGTTTTTAAAGCTTTGAACAAAGAGATGAGATTTTTGAGTTCAAAACCTATAATTTACGGTGCAAATGTTGATGAAGACGGACTTCTGGAAGACAACGAATATGTAAAAGCTGTGAAAAAGCATGCCGAAGAAGTGGGAGCAGACGTTATAAAGCTTTGTGCAAAAATCGAAGAAGAACTTGTCTCTTTGGATGAAGAGGAGGCAAAAGAGTTTCTGGCAGAGCTGGGAGTTGAAGAGAGCGGGCTTGACAAGATAATAAGAACTGCCTTTGAAAGACTGGGACTTATCAGCTATTTTACAGCCGGTGTAAAGGAAGTCAGAGCCTGGACAATACACAGAGGGTGGACAGCACCCAAGGCTGCAAGTGTAATACATAACGATTTTGAAAAAGGCTTTATAAGAGCCGAAGTCATATCATACGAAGATTTTATAAAATACGGCGGAGAACAGGGTGCCAAAGATGCCGGTAAAATGAGACTTGAAGGAAAAGACTACATCGTACAGGACGGCGATGTTATGCACTTTCGTTTCAATGTGTGA
- a CDS encoding leucyl aminopeptidase — MNFEVYDKKLSEIKADCEVIFVIDKNFEHKWVTDKKDLKLLNFKAEPEEVAFLPHLKKLYVGAKSLNHDEIRIAAAKAAKKLKKTGIKSVKIGTYIENCPITNIKAVVEGFILGSYSFDKYKSKKETHPLENVYMAKEDYSDKDFTIENAKKSIKEAKIVSLATNYTRDIVNHPPQDMTPEKLAEEAKKLAEENNLECKIYDEKYLEKNGMNAFLAVARASTNPPRLIHLTYKPKNPKAKIAIVGKGLTYDSGGLSLKPSDFMVTMKSDKSGACAVLGIIKAASEMELPVEIHAIAGAAENMVNGNAYKPDDILTAKNGKTIEVRNTDAEGRLVLADCLCYAQDEVKPDFILDFATLTGACVVALGEYTSGIMGHNKSLIKKILNAANASGELASELPFNRYLPKLLKSEVADICNISSSRYGGAITAALFLSEFIEEKNRDKWVHIDIAGPAFVEKAWGCNPYGASGAGVRLAIKWLQKEFVFHKKHS; from the coding sequence ATGAATTTTGAAGTATATGATAAGAAACTATCAGAAATAAAAGCGGATTGCGAAGTAATTTTTGTAATAGATAAAAATTTTGAGCATAAATGGGTAACGGATAAAAAGGATCTGAAACTTCTAAACTTCAAGGCAGAGCCTGAAGAGGTCGCTTTTCTTCCGCATCTAAAAAAACTGTATGTGGGAGCAAAGTCGTTAAATCATGATGAAATAAGAATAGCTGCGGCAAAAGCAGCCAAAAAGCTTAAAAAAACCGGTATAAAAAGTGTTAAAATCGGTACATATATAGAAAACTGTCCTATTACCAATATCAAAGCGGTTGTAGAGGGTTTTATACTAGGAAGCTACTCTTTTGACAAATACAAATCCAAAAAAGAGACACATCCTCTTGAAAATGTTTATATGGCAAAAGAGGATTACAGTGATAAAGACTTTACAATTGAAAATGCAAAAAAATCGATAAAAGAAGCCAAAATCGTAAGCCTCGCAACCAACTATACAAGAGATATAGTCAACCATCCACCTCAGGATATGACACCCGAAAAACTGGCCGAAGAGGCAAAAAAGCTTGCAGAAGAGAACAATCTAGAGTGCAAGATATATGATGAAAAATATCTTGAAAAAAACGGCATGAACGCATTTTTGGCCGTTGCAAGAGCAAGTACGAACCCCCCGAGACTCATACATTTGACATATAAACCAAAAAATCCGAAAGCAAAAATAGCGATTGTAGGTAAAGGTCTTACTTATGATAGCGGCGGACTCAGTCTGAAACCGAGTGATTTTATGGTTACTATGAAATCGGACAAAAGCGGCGCTTGTGCTGTGCTTGGCATCATAAAAGCCGCAAGTGAGATGGAGCTTCCCGTTGAAATTCATGCAATTGCCGGTGCAGCTGAAAATATGGTGAACGGAAATGCATACAAACCCGATGATATCCTGACAGCCAAAAACGGCAAAACCATAGAAGTAAGAAACACAGACGCTGAAGGCCGTCTTGTGCTAGCAGACTGTCTATGCTACGCACAAGATGAAGTAAAACCGGACTTCATCTTAGACTTTGCCACTTTAACCGGTGCGTGTGTCGTTGCTCTGGGTGAATACACAAGCGGTATCATGGGGCACAACAAATCACTTATCAAAAAGATACTCAACGCTGCAAATGCCAGCGGAGAGCTAGCCTCGGAACTTCCATTCAATAGATATCTACCTAAGCTTTTAAAAAGCGAAGTTGCCGATATTTGCAATATAAGCTCTTCAAGATACGGCGGAGCAATTACTGCAGCTCTCTTTTTAAGTGAATTTATTGAAGAAAAAAACAGGGACAAATGGGTTCATATAGATATCGCCGGTCCTGCATTCGTTGAAAAGGCATGGGGATGCAATCCGTACGGTGCCAGCGGTGCGGGAGTGAGACTTGCCATAAAATGGCTGCAAAAAGAGTTTGTTTTCCATAAGAAGCATTCGTAG
- a CDS encoding DedA family protein, which translates to MEQLFIEWLREYGYVILFIWSIMEGETGLVMAGVMCHTGDMNIFTAITVASLGGFIGDQIYFYTGRFNKKYIHKKLKTQRRKFALAHLLLKKYGWPVIFIQRYLYGMRTVIPMAIGLTRYDAKKFALINFVSAIAWASITIILAYIFGEEILKILHFAKEHWYFALPFAIIIGGGIYYYFHKATQK; encoded by the coding sequence ATGGAACAACTTTTTATCGAGTGGTTAAGAGAGTATGGTTATGTAATACTTTTTATCTGGAGTATAATGGAGGGTGAAACAGGTCTTGTCATGGCCGGAGTTATGTGTCATACAGGTGATATGAATATATTTACAGCTATAACGGTAGCATCTCTTGGAGGCTTTATCGGTGACCAGATATATTTTTACACAGGCAGATTTAACAAAAAATATATACATAAAAAACTTAAAACCCAAAGAAGAAAGTTTGCCCTTGCCCATCTTCTTTTGAAAAAATACGGTTGGCCCGTAATTTTTATACAAAGATATCTCTACGGCATGAGAACAGTAATTCCTATGGCGATTGGTCTTACAAGATATGATGCAAAAAAGTTTGCTCTTATAAATTTCGTAAGTGCTATTGCGTGGGCAAGTATAACAATAATACTTGCTTATATATTTGGAGAAGAGATACTTAAAATTCTTCACTTTGCAAAAGAACACTGGTATTTTGCTCTTCCTTTTGCAATCATTATCGGCGGAGGGATATATTACTATTTTCACAAAGCGACACAGAAATAG
- the trpB gene encoding tryptophan synthase subunit beta, whose protein sequence is MYIPKPSSYDPDEKGHFGIFGGRYVPETLMPILFELEEDYKKIRFDENFWKEARYYLENYIGRPNPLYFAKNISDELGALVYLKREDLNHTGAHKINNTILQGLVAKRLGKKKVIAETGAGQHGVATATMAALFGLECEIFMGEKDVKRQELNVFRMKLLGAKVHSVKNGSRTLKDAMNEAIRHWVTNARDTFYVIGTVAGPHPYPMMVRDFQGIIGYEAKAQILRAEHRLPDYVIACIGGGSNAIGIFNAFLDEEEVECIGIEAGGLGLETGKHGASLAKGSPGVLHGQMSYVLQDDDGQILEAHSISAGLDYPGIGPEHSYLKDLGVVKYDNITDQEALDAFVWLSQKEGIIPAFESSHAIAYLKKMDKEMLKNSLIIVNLSGRGDKDMIQAKELLSFD, encoded by the coding sequence ATGTATATACCAAAACCGAGCAGTTACGATCCAGATGAAAAAGGCCATTTCGGGATTTTCGGCGGAAGATATGTTCCCGAAACGTTAATGCCTATTCTTTTTGAACTGGAAGAGGATTATAAAAAGATAAGATTTGATGAAAATTTCTGGAAAGAGGCAAGATACTATCTTGAAAACTATATAGGACGTCCAAACCCGCTCTATTTTGCCAAAAACATATCTGACGAGTTGGGTGCTTTAGTTTATCTCAAAAGAGAGGACCTCAACCATACCGGTGCACATAAAATCAACAATACTATTCTTCAGGGTCTAGTTGCGAAAAGACTCGGTAAGAAAAAAGTCATAGCAGAAACAGGAGCCGGACAGCACGGAGTTGCAACTGCCACCATGGCTGCTCTTTTCGGACTTGAATGCGAAATATTCATGGGTGAAAAAGATGTCAAAAGACAAGAACTCAATGTTTTCAGAATGAAGCTTCTTGGCGCAAAAGTCCATAGTGTCAAAAACGGTTCAAGAACCCTCAAAGACGCTATGAATGAGGCCATAAGACACTGGGTTACAAATGCAAGAGATACATTTTACGTTATAGGGACAGTCGCAGGACCGCACCCCTACCCAATGATGGTTAGAGATTTTCAGGGAATTATCGGATATGAGGCAAAAGCACAGATACTAAGAGCTGAACATAGACTTCCGGATTATGTAATAGCATGCATCGGAGGCGGAAGCAACGCCATAGGAATATTCAATGCCTTTTTGGATGAAGAAGAGGTAGAGTGCATAGGTATAGAAGCCGGAGGTCTGGGACTCGAAACGGGAAAACATGGGGCAAGCCTCGCAAAAGGAAGTCCAGGGGTGCTGCATGGACAGATGAGCTACGTTCTGCAAGATGATGACGGGCAGATACTTGAGGCCCACTCCATAAGTGCCGGTCTGGATTATCCCGGAATCGGTCCAGAACACTCCTATTTAAAGGATCTGGGCGTAGTAAAATATGATAATATCACCGATCAAGAAGCACTAGATGCTTTTGTATGGCTGAGTCAAAAAGAGGGTATCATCCCGGCATTTGAAAGCTCCCATGCAATAGCATATCTTAAAAAAATGGACAAAGAGATGCTTAAAAACAGCCTTATTATCGTAAACCTCTCCGGCAGAGGCGACAAAGATATGATTCAGGCAAAAGAATTGCTCAGTTTCGACTGA
- a CDS encoding adenine phosphoribosyltransferase, whose product MAYLSESDKKFLLESIRDIPDFPKPGIVFKDITTLLNNKQAFSLLIDHLEKRYKEYDLDYIAGIESRGFIFGSALAARLEIGFVPIRKKGKLPYTTVAEKYSLEYGFDEIEVHIDAFGHKKGAKVLLIDDLIATGGTAVAAANLINKVEAECIEACFLIGLKFLKGEEKLKDITKVYTILEID is encoded by the coding sequence ATGGCATATCTAAGCGAAAGTGACAAAAAATTTCTGCTCGAGTCCATAAGAGATATTCCAGATTTTCCTAAACCGGGAATTGTTTTCAAAGATATAACTACACTTTTAAACAATAAACAGGCATTTTCTCTGCTTATTGATCATCTTGAAAAAAGATACAAAGAGTATGATTTAGATTATATAGCGGGAATTGAAAGCAGAGGTTTTATATTTGGCTCCGCTCTGGCAGCAAGGCTTGAGATAGGCTTTGTACCAATAAGGAAAAAAGGGAAACTTCCTTATACCACCGTTGCCGAAAAATACTCTCTCGAATACGGCTTTGACGAAATAGAAGTACATATAGATGCATTTGGACATAAAAAAGGCGCAAAAGTTCTGCTTATAGATGACCTGATTGCTACAGGAGGAACGGCAGTTGCCGCGGCAAATCTGATAAACAAAGTAGAAGCAGAATGTATTGAAGCCTGTTTTCTGATAGGCCTTAAGTTCCTGAAAGGGGAAGAAAAACTAAAAGATATTACAAAAGTTTACACTATACTGGAGATTGATTGA
- the rpiB gene encoding ribose 5-phosphate isomerase B → MICYIASDHAGFEVKDFAKEILLKKGYIVEDLGPKSAERVDYPDFAEKVAMKVAQNQNSFGVLICGTGIGMSIAANKVKGIRAALCHDAYTAAMARAHNDANILCFGERVVGKGVIESIIDAWSKTEFEGGRHAGRVEKIMNLEQ, encoded by the coding sequence ATGATATGTTACATAGCTAGCGATCATGCGGGATTTGAAGTTAAAGATTTTGCAAAGGAAATTCTTCTCAAAAAAGGATATATAGTTGAAGATCTTGGACCAAAAAGTGCCGAAAGAGTCGATTATCCCGATTTTGCTGAAAAAGTTGCTATGAAAGTGGCGCAAAACCAAAACAGTTTCGGCGTTTTGATATGCGGAACCGGTATAGGCATGAGCATAGCCGCCAATAAAGTAAAAGGCATAAGAGCCGCTTTGTGCCACGATGCTTATACTGCAGCTATGGCAAGAGCGCACAATGATGCAAATATTTTATGTTTCGGAGAAAGAGTCGTAGGCAAAGGGGTTATAGAATCTATCATAGATGCCTGGAGCAAAACCGAGTTTGAAGGTGGTAGACACGCCGGAAGAGTCGAAAAGATAATGAACCTGGAGCAATAA
- a CDS encoding site-2 protease family protein gives MNILEIFTIIATIVALVIAVVGHEIMHGYVAYRYGDSTAKDEGRLSINPIKHIDPVGTVIIPAMLYILNAGFIFGWAKPVPVDMRTVLRNGGEKAAIAVSLAGVGYNFTVAAIATLLLTILGEPKSIIELILFLIFVKLIQINIVLGIFNLWPIPPLDGSNALIYTALKMKMYKLVEFYQKIQPYGMIILIIVIATPLSMILFSPVYFLLIFLSQITGINLLQF, from the coding sequence ATGAATATTTTAGAAATTTTTACCATTATCGCCACTATTGTCGCACTTGTTATCGCAGTTGTTGGACATGAGATAATGCACGGATATGTTGCTTACAGATATGGCGATTCTACAGCAAAAGATGAAGGAAGGCTAAGTATAAATCCTATAAAGCACATTGACCCTGTAGGTACTGTTATCATACCTGCAATGCTCTATATACTTAATGCCGGATTTATATTTGGATGGGCAAAACCCGTTCCTGTGGATATGAGAACTGTTTTAAGAAATGGTGGAGAGAAAGCCGCCATTGCCGTAAGTTTAGCAGGAGTCGGATATAATTTCACTGTTGCGGCTATTGCGACACTTTTACTTACAATTTTAGGCGAACCAAAAAGCATAATCGAATTGATTTTATTTTTGATTTTTGTGAAACTAATCCAGATAAATATAGTCCTTGGTATCTTCAATCTATGGCCTATTCCGCCTCTTGACGGATCAAATGCTCTTATATATACCGCTCTTAAGATGAAAATGTATAAACTTGTAGAGTTTTACCAAAAAATCCAGCCTTACGGAATGATAATACTAATAATAGTAATAGCTACTCCACTAAGTATGATTCTCTTTTCACCGGTCTATTTTCTTTTAATATTTCTTTCTCAGATTACAGGTATAAATTTGCTACAATTCTAA
- the lepB gene encoding signal peptidase I, translating into MKKAFKKFYDWSNTWTGTIVIVLLVIFFVAQAFVIPSGSMKNTLLIGDHLFVKKFAYGVPTPHIPWLEIPVWPDNDGDGHIIEGERPKRGDIVIFRYPVNEKIHYVKRCVAVGGDYLFVHEKSLYLHPHEGDEFIKNNYPKENIVEINSMLWVKDPYRNDHPGIHNDPEVINDGRFPPQIFNFGPVRVPDDEFFMMGDNRDHSNDSRFWGSVPYRLIVGKPWFIYFSWDKNYEIRWERIGKTVSMIEEEMKKGR; encoded by the coding sequence TTGAAAAAAGCGTTTAAAAAATTTTACGACTGGTCAAATACTTGGACAGGCACTATAGTTATCGTTCTTCTGGTTATTTTTTTTGTTGCTCAGGCATTTGTTATACCGAGCGGGAGTATGAAAAATACACTTTTGATAGGAGACCACCTTTTTGTCAAAAAGTTTGCATACGGAGTTCCTACTCCGCATATTCCCTGGCTTGAAATACCGGTCTGGCCTGATAATGACGGCGACGGTCACATAATAGAAGGAGAAAGGCCAAAAAGAGGAGATATAGTTATTTTCAGGTATCCTGTAAATGAAAAGATTCATTACGTTAAAAGATGTGTGGCAGTGGGAGGAGACTATCTTTTTGTTCATGAAAAATCACTCTATCTGCATCCTCATGAAGGAGATGAGTTTATAAAAAATAACTATCCTAAAGAAAATATCGTTGAAATAAACAGTATGCTGTGGGTTAAAGATCCATATAGAAACGATCATCCCGGTATCCATAACGATCCGGAAGTCATAAACGACGGAAGATTTCCACCGCAGATATTTAACTTTGGGCCAGTAAGAGTACCTGATGATGAATTTTTTATGATGGGAGATAACAGAGACCATTCAAACGATAGCAGATTCTGGGGAAGCGTTCCTTACAGACTCATCGTAGGAAAGCCGTGGTTTATCTATTTTAGCTGGGATAAAAATTATGAAATAAGATGGGAGAGGATAGGCAAAACGGTCAGTATGATTGAAGAGGAGATGAAAAAGGGACGTTAA
- the folD gene encoding bifunctional methylenetetrahydrofolate dehydrogenase/methenyltetrahydrofolate cyclohydrolase FolD, which translates to MTILDGKALSLKIKDEMKKEVEELKQTRNIVPGLAVILVGDDPASHTYVKMKAKACKEVGIYSITHEMPSSISEAEIIETIEMMNKNPNIDGILVQLPLPEHIDSTKILEVISPKKDVDGFHPYNVGRLTSGLDSFVPCTPLGVMELLNEYHIDPKGMDAVVVGASNIVGKPMAALLLNANATVDICHIYTKDLKSHTQRADILVVGVGKPGLITEDMVKEGAIVIDIGINKTEDGKIVGDVDFEHVSKKASFITPVPGGVGPMTIAMLLKNTIKAAKGRN; encoded by the coding sequence ATGACTATTTTAGACGGTAAAGCGCTCTCCTTAAAGATCAAAGACGAGATGAAAAAAGAGGTAGAAGAGCTTAAACAGACAAGAAATATTGTGCCGGGCCTAGCAGTCATACTTGTAGGAGACGATCCTGCTAGCCATACATATGTAAAAATGAAAGCAAAAGCATGTAAAGAGGTCGGCATCTACTCAATAACCCATGAGATGCCATCTTCCATAAGTGAAGCGGAGATCATAGAAACGATAGAGATGATGAATAAAAACCCAAATATCGACGGAATACTGGTTCAGTTACCGCTTCCTGAACATATAGACTCTACAAAAATTCTTGAAGTAATATCTCCCAAAAAGGATGTGGACGGTTTTCATCCGTACAATGTGGGAAGGCTTACATCGGGACTTGATAGTTTTGTACCATGTACGCCTCTTGGAGTTATGGAGCTTCTGAATGAATACCATATAGATCCAAAGGGAATGGATGCTGTAGTGGTAGGAGCCAGCAATATAGTCGGAAAACCGATGGCTGCACTTTTGCTCAATGCCAACGCAACAGTAGATATATGCCATATATACACAAAAGATCTTAAAAGCCATACGCAAAGAGCAGACATACTTGTCGTAGGTGTGGGAAAACCCGGACTTATCACTGAAGATATGGTTAAAGAGGGTGCCATAGTCATAGATATAGGCATCAACAAAACCGAAGATGGGAAAATCGTCGGTGATGTGGATTTTGAACATGTAAGTAAAAAAGCGAGTTTCATAACACCGGTCCCCGGTGGTGTGGGCCCAATGACAATAGCCATGCTGCTCAAAAACACGATAAAAGCGGCAAAAGGACGAAATTGA
- a CDS encoding cytochrome c encodes MIKKSVILILMLVLANAEDSFITKKEYAQMLYKNPRGIGCNLCHGDDAKGKTIAYYVEKGTKTPLKTPDITGLRFKKFYEALNSSKHRLMPKYFLTNEEIKILYYYVTSKK; translated from the coding sequence GTGATTAAAAAAAGCGTGATTTTGATTTTGATGCTTGTACTGGCAAATGCTGAAGACTCTTTTATAACCAAAAAAGAGTATGCTCAGATGCTATATAAAAACCCCAGAGGAATAGGCTGTAATCTCTGTCACGGTGATGATGCCAAAGGAAAAACGATTGCCTACTATGTAGAAAAAGGAACTAAAACTCCACTAAAAACCCCTGATATAACTGGGCTTAGATTTAAAAAGTTTTATGAGGCGCTCAATTCATCCAAACATAGACTTATGCCAAAATACTTTCTGACAAATGAAGAGATAAAAATCCTCTACTACTATGTAACATCAAAAAAATAG
- a CDS encoding HpcH/HpaI aldolase/citrate lyase family protein, which yields MIFEDTAFLNELLEKRNIYGFDDYIKEPGRVKKSIQNPKSALMVSAHQIKHMNRLDCLKADIAMINLEDGVSSELKPFALKLAAVFLSHIKTSDSMLVVRINPLGEGGEEEIGLLNRVKPDAIRVPKIKNAEDVQKALTLIDDDIDVHLSIETKEAFLNLEKLKIDKRVTFFYLGILDLLSSLDIPQGILKIENPTIDYILTRFLVVSKAVGAYPVSFVYQDYKNLEEFEEWCRYEREMGYSAKGCISPSQVEIANRIFKIYDNDIEKAIYIVRRFEEMRKKGITGFVDENYGFIDEPIYKDALNIIKKGKFSTKL from the coding sequence ATGATTTTTGAAGATACTGCTTTTCTCAATGAGCTTTTGGAAAAAAGGAATATATACGGTTTTGACGATTACATAAAAGAGCCGGGTAGGGTAAAAAAGTCTATTCAAAATCCAAAAAGTGCTTTAATGGTTTCAGCTCATCAGATAAAGCATATGAACAGACTTGATTGTTTGAAAGCAGATATAGCGATGATAAATCTCGAAGACGGTGTTAGCAGTGAACTCAAACCTTTTGCTTTAAAACTTGCAGCCGTTTTTCTCTCACATATCAAAACTTCTGACTCAATGCTGGTTGTTCGTATAAATCCCCTGGGTGAAGGGGGTGAAGAGGAGATAGGTTTATTGAACCGGGTTAAACCTGATGCTATCAGAGTTCCTAAGATAAAAAATGCCGAAGATGTCCAAAAAGCGCTTACACTCATAGATGATGATATAGATGTTCATCTCTCTATAGAAACAAAAGAGGCTTTCTTAAATCTCGAAAAACTTAAAATTGATAAGAGAGTAACCTTTTTTTACCTGGGTATTTTAGATCTTTTAAGTTCACTTGATATTCCGCAGGGGATTTTAAAAATCGAGAATCCAACTATCGACTATATACTCACACGCTTTTTGGTAGTCTCTAAAGCGGTAGGAGCATATCCGGTCTCTTTTGTATATCAGGACTACAAAAACTTAGAAGAGTTTGAGGAGTGGTGCAGATATGAAAGAGAGATGGGATACAGCGCAAAAGGATGCATATCTCCGTCTCAGGTAGAAATAGCTAACAGAATTTTTAAAATTTACGATAATGATATAGAAAAAGCGATCTATATCGTCAGGAGATTTGAAGAGATGAGAAAAAAAGGTATAACCGGATTTGTGGATGAAAATTACGGTTTTATAGACGAGCCGATATATAAAGATGCGCTAAATATTATCAAAAAAGGAAAATTCTCTACAAAATTGTAA
- a CDS encoding GNAT family N-acyltransferase, with the protein MFRFVEADTEELLDKVFRFRCKIMCEEKKFLDINDFPDKKERDKYDEYAIQFAALDENDEVCACVRLIHHSPIGYPTENNLEFDKEKYKFDREKLCEVSRIFIDKKYRNMKDTKVLMEFVKKYVYFKMKDFGIEYSYGALENNFIKLLNIFKIPYKKIGIGKEFYSVLRYPCIMYVEDLENINPGLLEEWERQRDVLKV; encoded by the coding sequence ATGTTTAGATTTGTAGAGGCCGATACGGAAGAACTGCTCGATAAAGTTTTCAGATTCAGATGCAAAATAATGTGTGAAGAGAAAAAGTTTTTAGATATTAACGATTTTCCAGATAAAAAAGAGAGAGACAAATATGATGAATATGCAATTCAGTTTGCGGCTCTAGATGAGAATGATGAGGTTTGTGCCTGTGTAAGGCTGATACACCATTCACCTATAGGATATCCTACGGAAAATAATCTGGAGTTTGACAAAGAAAAATATAAATTTGACAGAGAAAAATTGTGTGAAGTTTCAAGGATTTTTATAGATAAAAAATATAGAAATATGAAGGATACAAAGGTTTTGATGGAATTTGTCAAAAAATATGTCTATTTTAAGATGAAAGATTTTGGAATTGAGTATAGTTATGGTGCTCTTGAAAATAATTTTATTAAACTTCTTAATATTTTTAAAATTCCTTACAAGAAAATTGGAATTGGAAAAGAATTTTATTCTGTTCTGAGATATCCATGCATAATGTATGTTGAAGATTTAGAAAATATAAATCCTGGTTTACTGGAAGAGTGGGAGAGACAAAGAGATGTGCTCAAAGTTTAA